DNA sequence from the Maribacter dokdonensis DSW-8 genome:
TAGTTTTTGGCCTTGCTTATTTTACCTCTTTTACATTTTTGACTCCGCATCCTTACTCTTGGCAACATCTGCTCATGGTATATGTGGTTATATGTTTATTGCTTTTGCTGTTTAGATTGTTCTTTTACTGGGCAAGAAATCTTGTCAGAACAAAAGAATATGTTCATACCAGAGCGGTTGTTATCGGTAGGGATAAAAACCTTAAAAAAATTCGTCACATTTTTGATATCCCAAAATATGGGTATCGGTATATGGGTTATTTTGACAATTCTAAATCAAACAGTCCTACCTATTTAGGCAACATTGAAAGTAGTTATGAATATATCTTTAAGAACAATGTTGAAGAAGTGTATTGCATGGCATCACGTTTGTCAAAAGACGAGATAAAGCACTTAATGAATATTGCCGACAACAGTTTAAAGAAGCTTAAGATCATTCCAGATAACAAGGAGCTTTTTTCAAGAGCTATGTCCATCGAATTGTATGACTCTGTACCCGTGTTAAACTTAAGGGCCTCACCATTAGACTTAGAATATTCCAATTTAATAAAACGCATATTTGACATCATCTTTTCTTTAATGGTCATAATTTTTGTTCTCTCTTGGCTAACACCTTTGGTGTATATATTAATGAAGTTAGATTCCAAAGGACCTTTATTTTTTAAACAAAAGCGTCATGGGGTCAATAAAAATACATTTTGGTGCTACAAATTTAGATCCATGACCAAAAGTGATGATAGTGACACCAAAATGGCTACAAAAAATGATATGCGTGTAACCAAACTTG
Encoded proteins:
- a CDS encoding undecaprenyl-phosphate glucose phosphotransferase produces the protein MKKSFFVIPLSFIAHILIINITSYVLTPYTYLNAFSILFYNLAWFIATYSLDFYPTARREGFNVNFKNFFKLIIVFGLAYFTSFTFLTPHPYSWQHLLMVYVVICLLLLLFRLFFYWARNLVRTKEYVHTRAVVIGRDKNLKKIRHIFDIPKYGYRYMGYFDNSKSNSPTYLGNIESSYEYIFKNNVEEVYCMASRLSKDEIKHLMNIADNSLKKLKIIPDNKELFSRAMSIELYDSVPVLNLRASPLDLEYSNLIKRIFDIIFSLMVIIFVLSWLTPLVYILMKLDSKGPLFFKQKRHGVNKNTFWCYKFRSMTKSDDSDTKMATKNDMRVTKLGKILRKTSIDELPQFFNVLKGDMSIVGPRPHMEVHTKQYETSVEKYLVRHFLKPGITGLAQVKGYRGEIIRKSDIVNRVRYDIFYMEKWSILLDIQIIVLTFTNIFTNEEKAY